One Polynucleobacter sp. MWH-Spelu-300-X4 genomic window carries:
- the lptF gene encoding LPS export ABC transporter permease LptF, with protein MIFKRALRQELTFTTGVVFMVLVTLVLTNLMIRTLANAASGIVNPKDVLVLMGLGMINYLAVLLAVSLFITVLLVLTRWYKDSEMVIWQSAGLSLFTILKTILWFTAPLAVVIAVLSAAVSPWANEQSNIIKQRFQQRDDVSMIASGQFRESSNNNRVFFIEEIDTETNTMKNVFISTFGKEKQTVSVANEGFIETLQGGDRQLSLTHGRRYEGIAGSQEFRVTEFDRYTVKLDNKEIDQIAPTNRTIQVWDLIKDWNPTNKSELLWRIGLPLMALCFVTIAIPLSYVNPRSGRYTSMIMAVLIYFTYSNLLTLLQNWVKNERFSFAASWWPLHVFTFFLGLLMIYLGQNRSITLRGRFKKYRSRKQMQQGNTHVE; from the coding sequence ATGATTTTTAAGAGAGCCCTTCGACAAGAACTCACCTTCACCACCGGCGTGGTGTTTATGGTGTTGGTCACCCTTGTTTTAACGAATTTAATGATTCGCACCCTAGCTAATGCCGCTAGCGGCATTGTCAACCCCAAAGATGTCTTAGTTCTAATGGGCTTGGGCATGATCAATTACCTAGCGGTTTTATTAGCTGTTTCACTATTTATTACTGTTTTACTCGTTTTAACAAGATGGTACAAAGATTCAGAAATGGTCATTTGGCAAAGTGCTGGACTAAGCCTTTTCACTATTTTGAAAACAATCCTTTGGTTTACAGCCCCACTTGCTGTTGTGATTGCCGTTTTATCGGCTGCTGTATCTCCATGGGCCAATGAACAATCAAACATCATTAAGCAACGCTTCCAACAACGCGATGATGTATCCATGATTGCTTCAGGTCAATTTAGAGAGTCTTCTAATAACAACCGCGTATTTTTTATTGAGGAAATTGATACCGAAACAAATACGATGAAAAATGTTTTCATCAGTACTTTTGGTAAAGAAAAACAAACAGTTTCTGTTGCTAATGAAGGCTTTATAGAAACCCTACAAGGTGGCGATCGCCAACTAAGCCTAACTCATGGACGTCGCTATGAAGGTATTGCAGGATCACAAGAATTCAGGGTGACAGAATTTGATCGATACACCGTTAAATTAGACAATAAAGAAATTGATCAAATTGCCCCGACCAATAGAACGATCCAAGTTTGGGATTTAATTAAAGACTGGAACCCCACTAATAAAAGTGAGCTCCTATGGAGAATTGGTTTACCTTTAATGGCCTTATGTTTTGTCACTATTGCCATTCCACTTTCATATGTCAACCCAAGAAGTGGCCGCTACACCTCCATGATCATGGCAGTTTTAATCTACTTCACTTATTCGAACTTGTTAACTTTATTACAAAACTGGGTTAAAAACGAGCGCTTCAGTTTTGCAGCAAGCTGGTGGCCCCTTCATGTATTTACGTTTTTTCTAGGCCTATTGATGATTTATCTTGGTCAAAATAGATCCATCACTTTAAGAGGTAGATTTAAAAAATACCGATCAAGAAAACAAATGCAACAAGGGAATACTCATGTGGAATAG
- a CDS encoding leucyl aminopeptidase, whose protein sequence is MECSTKIFGEGTLGLKAQMATATGCLVVAFKGENIQNPKKLGGVLNALNLATHGAVAKAVAMGDLEAKSGSSLLLSATDAWAAAGLKAERLLLISMGEESKVSKKTEKSHIADVAKWLQVGVKALVATQAKDALWVFEEFSAKDALSQVRLLTQFAKEQLYKFGARHPQFKTKPAEKGSKLVKLTIASDAKNNKALQKAVAEGIAISNGMDLTKDLGNLPPNICTPSYLAQTAKKLAKDFGFKAEILGHKEIETLKMGAFLAVTQGSVAPPQFIVLRHNGGSAKEAPIVLVGKGITFDTGGISLKPGEGMDEMKYDMCGAASVLGTMRAIGELKLKRNVIAVIPTCENMPSGHATRPGDIVTSMSGQTIEILNTDAEGRLILCDALTYVERFKPAAVIDIATLTGACVIALGAVHSGLFSGDDALAEDLLSAGRQSQDTVWRMPLDQAYHDQLKSNFADMANIGGRPAGSVTAACFLSKYTEKYTWAHLDIAGTAWKSGAAKGATGRPVPLLVNYLLA, encoded by the coding sequence ATGGAATGTAGCACGAAAATATTTGGAGAGGGTACTTTAGGTCTAAAGGCCCAAATGGCAACGGCAACCGGTTGCTTGGTTGTGGCGTTTAAGGGGGAGAATATCCAAAATCCCAAGAAGCTAGGGGGCGTCTTAAATGCCTTGAACTTAGCTACACATGGCGCCGTCGCTAAAGCTGTTGCTATGGGTGATTTGGAGGCCAAATCTGGTAGCTCTTTATTGCTAAGTGCCACGGATGCATGGGCTGCTGCAGGCTTAAAAGCTGAACGTTTATTGTTAATTAGTATGGGTGAGGAGTCTAAAGTTAGTAAAAAGACTGAAAAATCTCATATTGCTGATGTGGCGAAGTGGTTGCAAGTGGGTGTTAAGGCCTTGGTGGCAACCCAAGCTAAGGATGCTTTATGGGTTTTTGAGGAGTTTTCTGCGAAAGATGCTCTATCTCAGGTGCGTTTATTAACGCAATTTGCAAAAGAGCAGTTATATAAATTTGGAGCCCGTCATCCTCAATTTAAGACAAAGCCAGCTGAAAAGGGTTCCAAGTTGGTTAAGCTCACGATTGCTAGTGATGCGAAAAATAATAAAGCTTTGCAAAAAGCCGTTGCTGAAGGAATCGCGATTTCTAATGGCATGGATCTCACCAAAGATTTAGGAAACCTACCACCTAATATTTGTACGCCGAGTTATTTGGCCCAAACCGCTAAAAAGTTGGCGAAAGATTTTGGGTTCAAGGCTGAAATATTGGGCCACAAAGAAATTGAAACTCTCAAAATGGGAGCATTTTTAGCGGTAACCCAGGGTTCTGTAGCGCCACCTCAATTTATTGTGTTGCGCCACAATGGGGGCTCCGCAAAAGAGGCGCCTATTGTATTGGTTGGTAAAGGAATTACATTTGATACAGGGGGTATTTCATTAAAGCCGGGCGAAGGCATGGATGAAATGAAATATGACATGTGTGGTGCAGCTTCTGTTCTAGGAACTATGCGCGCTATTGGGGAATTAAAACTAAAGCGCAATGTGATTGCAGTTATTCCAACCTGTGAAAATATGCCTTCGGGTCATGCTACTAGACCTGGAGATATCGTAACGAGTATGTCTGGTCAAACTATCGAGATCTTAAACACCGATGCTGAAGGCCGCCTGATACTTTGTGATGCATTAACTTATGTGGAGCGCTTTAAGCCAGCAGCTGTTATTGATATCGCTACCTTAACAGGTGCTTGTGTGATCGCATTGGGCGCTGTGCACTCAGGGTTATTTTCTGGTGATGATGCATTGGCCGAAGATTTATTGAGTGCAGGTCGTCAATCTCAAGATACTGTATGGCGTATGCCTTTGGATCAAGCCTACCATGATCAGTTGAAGTCTAATTTTGCGGATATGGCTAATATTGGCGGCCGCCCTGCAGGCAGCGTTACGGCAGCATGCTTCTTGTCTAAATATACCGAGAAATATACCTGGGCACATTTGGATATCGCGGGTACGGCTTGGAAGAGTGGTGCTGCTAAAGGTGCGACAGGACGACCTGTGCCTTTACTCGTTAACTATCTACTAGCTTAA
- a CDS encoding DNA polymerase III subunit chi — protein MARIDFHSQVNNKSLYSCRLIRKIMASPSEDLPMRNIVVVGSKEFLRQLDEQLWSFSASDFLPHAWGFDDFAAETPVVLVESFEADELDYLPHGDVLIHVGRSLPKSVENLAARFPRIVEIVSTDEEDRLAGRERYKAYREQGHELHNFDQTGQ, from the coding sequence ATGGCCAGAATCGATTTTCATAGTCAGGTAAATAACAAGTCTTTATATAGTTGTCGTTTGATTCGCAAGATCATGGCAAGTCCTAGTGAAGATTTGCCGATGCGTAATATTGTGGTGGTCGGATCAAAAGAGTTTTTGCGTCAATTGGATGAGCAGTTATGGAGTTTTAGCGCGTCAGATTTTTTACCGCATGCTTGGGGATTTGACGATTTTGCTGCAGAAACACCTGTTGTATTGGTGGAAAGTTTTGAGGCAGATGAATTAGATTATTTGCCTCATGGTGATGTGTTAATTCACGTAGGGCGTTCATTGCCTAAGTCTGTTGAGAATTTAGCTGCAAGGTTTCCTCGTATTGTGGAAATTGTTTCGACGGATGAAGAAGATCGATTGGCAGGGCGTGAGCGTTATAAGGCTTATCGCGAGCAGGGGCACGAGCTACATAATTTCGATCAAACCGGTCAATAA